The following proteins are co-located in the Phycisphaerae bacterium genome:
- a CDS encoding type II secretion system protein yields MNLSRKNSQPPGGRRSAFTLIELLVVLAIIALLVALLMTYLRASREEAKAIKCLANLRTIGTATIMYFEDNDGTPLVPWYQIPPHRMYQPTVVTPWAFGGFRAPKPDPMDLGVDSSQYPAQIRPLNKYIDRTAQAAPFDFDQRGFDIIKTFICQGDRSNSTAIIGEPGEWVEEEMRSSWEANGSSYTLNTRWLQGYVGQDFSSAIHNPPQNAELSARLGKHLNGGTASRFVMWVEQGFYSATYNAAPYSGYKDLPPALPQRQGWHRKFSSWSVGFADGHASHGYFDTRQIYGLGGSIWQPNFVE; encoded by the coding sequence ATGAACCTGAGTCGGAAAAACTCGCAACCGCCCGGGGGACGGCGCTCGGCGTTTACCCTGATCGAATTGCTCGTCGTGCTGGCGATCATCGCCCTGCTCGTGGCCCTGCTCATGACGTACCTGCGCGCCTCGCGCGAGGAGGCCAAGGCGATCAAGTGCCTGGCCAACCTGCGCACCATCGGCACCGCGACGATCATGTATTTCGAGGACAACGACGGAACCCCGCTGGTGCCGTGGTATCAGATCCCCCCGCACAGAATGTACCAGCCGACGGTCGTCACGCCGTGGGCGTTCGGCGGTTTCCGCGCGCCCAAGCCCGATCCCATGGACCTTGGCGTGGACTCCAGCCAGTACCCCGCGCAGATACGCCCGCTCAACAAGTACATTGACCGCACGGCGCAGGCGGCGCCTTTCGACTTCGACCAGCGCGGCTTCGACATCATCAAGACCTTCATCTGCCAGGGCGACCGGTCGAACTCGACGGCGATCATCGGCGAGCCGGGTGAGTGGGTGGAGGAGGAGATGCGGTCGAGCTGGGAGGCCAACGGCAGCAGTTACACGCTCAATACCCGCTGGCTGCAGGGCTATGTCGGTCAGGATTTCTCGTCGGCGATCCATAACCCGCCGCAAAACGCGGAATTGTCCGCCCGGCTGGGCAAACATTTGAATGGCGGGACGGCCTCGCGGTTTGTCATGTGGGTGGAGCAGGGCTTTTACAGCGCGACCTACAACGCCGCGCCGTACAGCGGCTACAAGGACCTTCCCCCGGCGCTGCCCCAGCGACAAGGCTGGCATCGCAAGTTCTCATCGTGGTCGGTGGGCTTCGCCGACGGGCATGCCTCGCACGGGTACTTCGACACGCGGCAAATCTACGGCCTGGGCGGCTCTATCTGGCAGCCGAATTTTGTGGAGTAG
- a CDS encoding ATPase, T2SS/T4P/T4SS family — protein MSAVAPASSSTREYKGRLIGRILSKMGKVNRKQVHEALAVQKTNRGPLGRILVDMGYIKESDLQVALAAQIGMEPVNLDTIDVNPETVKLVPNQMANTYRIVPVDFDAATKTLSIAIASPDNFQATDDLRKLLGYSIKALIATDEQITASLARYYPEGTGESINDLLDDLGNSPDLAKFEGRGESIDLEDLNELIQSNPVKQLLNFILLKAIRDHSSDIHFEPFENEYKLRYRIDGVLYDMIPPPRFLAMAIASRIKVMANLDIAERRMPQDGRISLTVAGNSVDLRVAVLPTMFGESVVLRILDRSNVQLELDKIGLREDDLDLMKKLIDRPHGVIINTGPTGSGKTTTLYACLSALNDPTIKILTAEDPVEYDIDGLIQCQVNTDIGMTFARCLRSFLRQDPDVILVGEIRDLETAQIAIQASLTGHLVLTTLHTNDAASSVARLLDLGVEPFLITATFEAVVAQRLCRRVCKNCKQAYTPTEEQLYELQLKPEDVQGRSFYFGKGCDFCNGTGYRGRVGLFEIMVFTDEIRTLVMNGASTGILHEAALRNGMRTLRESGLLAIYDGVTTIEEVVKETVISA, from the coding sequence ATGTCCGCCGTCGCCCCCGCATCCTCATCGACCCGCGAATACAAGGGTCGTCTCATCGGCCGCATCTTGAGCAAGATGGGCAAGGTGAACCGCAAGCAGGTTCACGAGGCCCTCGCCGTTCAAAAGACCAATCGCGGTCCGCTCGGGCGGATTCTCGTCGACATGGGCTACATCAAGGAGTCCGACCTCCAGGTCGCCCTTGCCGCACAGATCGGCATGGAGCCGGTCAACCTCGACACGATTGACGTCAACCCCGAGACGGTCAAGCTCGTGCCGAACCAGATGGCCAACACCTACCGGATCGTACCGGTCGATTTCGACGCGGCGACGAAGACGCTCAGCATCGCCATCGCCTCGCCGGACAATTTTCAGGCGACGGACGACCTGCGCAAGCTGCTGGGCTACAGCATCAAGGCGCTGATCGCGACCGACGAACAGATCACGGCGTCGCTGGCCCGCTATTACCCCGAGGGGACCGGCGAATCGATCAACGATCTGCTGGACGACTTGGGCAATAGCCCCGATCTGGCCAAGTTCGAGGGACGCGGCGAATCGATCGACCTGGAAGACTTGAACGAACTGATCCAGTCCAACCCGGTCAAGCAGCTTCTGAACTTCATTCTGCTCAAGGCCATCCGGGACCACTCCAGCGACATTCACTTCGAGCCGTTTGAGAACGAATACAAGCTGCGCTATCGCATCGACGGCGTGCTCTACGACATGATTCCGCCGCCGCGCTTCCTCGCCATGGCCATCGCCAGCCGTATCAAAGTTATGGCCAATCTCGACATCGCCGAGCGGCGCATGCCTCAGGACGGCCGCATCAGCCTCACCGTCGCCGGCAACTCCGTCGACCTTCGCGTCGCCGTCCTGCCGACGATGTTCGGCGAGTCGGTGGTGTTGCGTATTCTCGACCGGTCAAACGTCCAGCTCGAACTGGACAAGATCGGCCTGCGCGAGGACGACCTCGATCTCATGAAGAAGCTGATCGACCGGCCGCACGGCGTCATTATCAACACCGGCCCCACCGGTTCCGGCAAGACCACGACGCTCTACGCCTGCCTCAGCGCCCTGAACGACCCGACGATCAAAATCCTCACCGCCGAGGACCCCGTCGAATATGACATCGATGGGCTTATCCAGTGCCAGGTCAACACCGACATCGGAATGACCTTCGCCCGCTGCCTGCGCAGCTTTCTGCGACAGGACCCGGACGTCATCCTCGTCGGTGAAATTCGCGACCTGGAGACGGCGCAGATCGCCATCCAGGCGTCGCTGACCGGTCACCTGGTTTTGACGACGCTGCACACCAACGACGCCGCCAGCTCCGTGGCCCGCTTGCTCGACCTCGGCGTTGAGCCGTTTTTGATTACCGCGACGTTCGAGGCGGTCGTGGCCCAGCGCCTTTGCCGCCGCGTCTGTAAGAACTGCAAGCAGGCTTACACGCCGACCGAAGAACAGCTCTACGAATTGCAGCTCAAGCCCGAGGACGTCCAGGGCCGCTCGTTCTATTTCGGCAAGGGTTGCGATTTCTGCAATGGCACCGGCTACCGCGGGCGGGTTGGTCTCTTCGAAATCATGGTCTTTACCGACGAAATCCGCACGCTGGTCATGAACGGCGCCTCCACCGGCATCCTCCACGAAGCCGCCCTGCGCAACGGGATGCGTACCCTTCGCGAAAGCGGCCTCCTCGCCATCTACGACGGCGTCACGACGATTGAGGAGGTCGTGAAAGAGACGGTCATCTCCGCGTAA
- a CDS encoding type IV pilus twitching motility protein PilT, translated as MATIHIDRILETCIKKGASDIHLSVGRPPVLRLHGRLRQLETKVLEPEDSVALMKSITPDRNQQELQEEGGTDFGFAFGDAGRFRVSIFRQKGNVSIVLRLIPSKFLTFEEIGLPPICRALCRRPRGLFLVTGPTGSGKTTTLASMLNYINNEMDRHIVTVEDPIEYYHSHKKSLINQREVGNDVPSFAEALRRVLRSDPDVILVGEMRDLETISNAILAAETGHLVFSTLHTTGCQGTVNRIIDAFPHEQQDQIRVQLSTSLIAILSQALMPRKPSGMVAAYEFLVVTPAIANLIRENKTFRIDSAIQTGKKYGMQLLDEHLWSLYEKGMIDAAEMLDKARQPGELQEKLEKAGKLHEAGEAIITIKDEVPPEEEKK; from the coding sequence ATGGCAACGATTCACATTGATCGAATTCTCGAAACGTGCATCAAGAAGGGTGCGTCGGATATCCATTTGTCCGTCGGCCGTCCGCCCGTGCTTCGGCTCCATGGCCGCCTCCGGCAACTGGAGACGAAGGTGCTCGAGCCGGAGGACAGCGTCGCGCTGATGAAGTCCATCACGCCGGACCGCAACCAGCAGGAGCTGCAGGAAGAGGGCGGCACGGACTTTGGTTTCGCCTTCGGCGATGCGGGCCGCTTCCGCGTTTCCATCTTTCGCCAGAAGGGCAACGTCTCGATTGTCTTGCGATTGATTCCCAGCAAGTTCCTCACCTTCGAGGAAATCGGCCTGCCGCCCATCTGCCGGGCCCTGTGCCGCCGGCCTCGCGGTCTTTTCCTCGTGACCGGACCGACCGGCTCCGGCAAGACGACGACGCTGGCGTCGATGCTCAATTACATCAATAACGAGATGGATCGCCACATCGTGACCGTCGAGGATCCGATCGAATACTACCATTCGCACAAGAAAAGCCTGATCAATCAGCGCGAAGTGGGCAACGACGTGCCGAGCTTCGCCGAGGCCCTGCGCCGCGTGCTTCGGTCCGATCCGGACGTGATTCTCGTCGGTGAAATGCGCGATTTGGAGACGATCTCCAACGCCATTCTCGCCGCCGAAACGGGCCACTTGGTCTTCTCGACGCTGCACACCACCGGTTGCCAGGGTACCGTGAACCGAATTATCGACGCCTTTCCGCACGAGCAGCAGGACCAGATTCGCGTGCAGCTTTCCACGTCGCTGATCGCGATCCTTTCGCAGGCGCTCATGCCGCGAAAGCCCTCGGGCATGGTCGCCGCCTACGAGTTTCTCGTGGTGACGCCGGCGATTGCCAACCTGATCCGCGAGAACAAGACCTTCCGCATCGACTCGGCCATCCAGACCGGGAAGAAGTACGGGATGCAGCTTCTCGATGAGCACCTCTGGTCGCTGTATGAGAAGGGCATGATCGACGCCGCGGAAATGCTCGATAAGGCCCGGCAGCCGGGCGAGTTACAGGAGAAGCTGGAGAAGGCCGGCAAACTGCACGAGGCCGGCGAGGCGATCATCACCATCAAGGACGAGGTGCCGCCCGAAGAGGAGAAGAAATAG
- a CDS encoding ATPase, T2SS/T4P/T4SS family, with the protein MPHTTMARKRQKLGEILQEKGLVSKADADRAAEFGLNNRKRIGEALVELELASEEAVAQALAEQHGLAYVEVSRQTISADALALVPEKLIKANLILPMSSDNGRLKVIIHDPLDLDTLDMLRFRLGVSDVEPVLAPKGRIKAYIEKYLSGADRSLDELSKSLDASVDASLDQEAKEAAKKAGVDEADAPIIKLINMMISEAVRTRASDIHVEPMTDRVRVRYRTDGVCVERENVPKRLQNAVTTRMKIMAGVDISERRVPQDGRIKMRISGKDIDFRVSCCPGVHGESIVLRILRPDSANIGIQALGFESEDYERFQKIISRPNGIFLVTGPTGSGKTTTLYAALQELNRPDKKIITAEDPVEYVFPGMNQCQVRDDIGLGFDKILRSMLRQAPNIILVGEIRDLVVGEIAIQAALTGHLVFSTLHTNDAPSAITRLIDMGIKPFLIASSIQAIMAQRLVRILCKECKQPDEHPDVGLLRVCGMTEEMIAGKTLYKAVGCSHCNNSGYRGRQGIFEMLTMNHELRELAFNRAGAQEIRKAAKAAGMTSLLQDGHRKILRGVTTTEEISRITQAEILAE; encoded by the coding sequence GTGCCACACACGACTATGGCTCGTAAACGACAAAAACTCGGCGAGATCCTGCAGGAGAAGGGGCTGGTCTCCAAGGCCGATGCCGATCGCGCCGCGGAGTTCGGTCTGAACAATCGGAAGCGCATTGGAGAGGCCCTGGTCGAATTGGAATTGGCATCCGAAGAAGCGGTCGCTCAGGCGCTGGCCGAGCAGCATGGCCTGGCCTACGTGGAAGTTTCGCGGCAGACGATCAGCGCCGACGCCCTCGCGCTGGTCCCCGAAAAACTCATCAAAGCAAACTTGATTCTCCCCATGAGCAGCGACAACGGTCGGCTCAAGGTCATCATCCACGACCCGCTGGACCTGGATACGCTGGACATGCTTCGCTTCCGCCTCGGTGTAAGCGATGTTGAACCGGTCCTCGCCCCCAAGGGGCGGATCAAGGCGTATATCGAAAAGTATCTTTCCGGCGCGGATCGCTCGCTCGACGAATTGTCCAAGAGCCTGGATGCCTCGGTGGACGCATCGCTCGACCAGGAAGCCAAGGAGGCGGCGAAGAAGGCCGGCGTGGACGAGGCTGACGCCCCTATTATCAAGCTCATCAACATGATGATCAGCGAGGCGGTGCGGACGCGGGCGAGCGACATCCACGTGGAGCCGATGACCGACCGCGTGCGCGTGCGCTATCGTACCGACGGCGTCTGCGTGGAGCGGGAGAATGTCCCCAAGCGCCTGCAGAACGCGGTCACGACCCGCATGAAAATCATGGCGGGCGTGGATATTTCCGAGCGCCGCGTGCCCCAGGACGGCCGCATTAAGATGCGGATCAGCGGCAAGGACATCGACTTCCGCGTCTCGTGCTGCCCGGGCGTACACGGCGAATCGATCGTCCTTCGTATCTTGCGGCCCGACTCGGCCAACATCGGCATCCAAGCGCTTGGGTTTGAGTCCGAAGACTACGAGCGTTTTCAGAAAATCATCTCGCGGCCCAACGGCATCTTCCTCGTAACGGGCCCGACCGGCTCCGGCAAGACGACGACGTTGTACGCGGCGTTGCAGGAGTTGAATCGACCGGACAAGAAGATCATCACGGCGGAAGACCCCGTCGAATACGTGTTTCCCGGCATGAACCAATGCCAGGTCCGCGATGACATCGGCCTGGGCTTTGACAAGATCCTTCGGTCGATGCTTCGCCAGGCGCCGAACATCATCCTGGTCGGTGAAATTCGCGACCTCGTCGTCGGCGAAATCGCCATTCAGGCGGCGCTGACCGGTCACCTCGTCTTTTCCACGTTGCACACGAATGACGCGCCGAGCGCGATCACACGGTTGATCGACATGGGTATCAAGCCGTTCCTCATCGCCAGCAGCATCCAGGCGATCATGGCCCAGCGGCTGGTTCGCATATTGTGCAAGGAGTGCAAGCAGCCCGACGAGCACCCCGACGTGGGGCTGCTGCGCGTCTGCGGCATGACGGAGGAGATGATCGCAGGCAAGACGCTGTACAAGGCGGTCGGCTGCTCGCACTGCAACAACAGCGGCTATCGCGGCCGACAGGGCATTTTTGAAATGCTCACGATGAACCACGAACTGCGCGAGCTGGCGTTCAATCGCGCGGGCGCGCAGGAGATCCGCAAGGCGGCCAAGGCCGCGGGTATGACGTCGCTCCTTCAGGACGGTCATCGTAAGATTCTGCGGGGCGTCACGACGACGGAAGAGATATCGCGCATCACCCAGGCGGAGATCCTGGCAGAGTAG
- a CDS encoding NAD(P)H-hydrate dehydratase, with product MAKRTKKSESKTPRKPALRLRKITRPAKLPPRKKDAHKGDFGRVLIIGGSRGMIGAPALAANAALRAGAGLVVVAVPRSVQLAVATLCPCATSIALPEGPEGLLVPHLTLETLRAHRVFDRGGAPSVVAVGPGLGRSDRRFDAQVVSLVSSFGTANVPAVLDADALHAIRLAGEDRRAGWDNTRHYRTILTPHAGEMARLHSVSTSAVQQDRLGFAARTAREMFGGSGFPQHQIVVVLKGAGTIVTDGASLYVNRTGNPGMATGGTGDVLTGVIAAFVAQGLSTLDAAALGVHVHGLAGDLAARERGRVSLMATDLIDFLPAALRKSGMK from the coding sequence ATGGCCAAACGCACAAAAAAGTCCGAAAGCAAGACGCCTCGAAAACCCGCTCTTCGCCTGCGGAAAATCACTCGGCCGGCGAAGCTGCCCCCTCGAAAAAAAGACGCCCATAAAGGCGACTTTGGTCGTGTCCTGATTATCGGCGGTTCGCGGGGAATGATTGGGGCGCCCGCCCTTGCCGCCAATGCCGCCCTGCGCGCCGGCGCGGGGCTCGTTGTCGTTGCCGTTCCGCGCTCGGTCCAACTCGCCGTCGCCACACTCTGTCCTTGTGCGACCTCGATCGCGCTGCCCGAAGGGCCCGAGGGTCTGCTCGTCCCGCATCTGACGCTCGAAACGCTCCGGGCCCATCGTGTCTTCGATCGCGGCGGGGCGCCTTCGGTCGTGGCCGTCGGTCCCGGCCTCGGCCGTAGCGACCGCCGCTTTGACGCCCAAGTGGTCAGCCTGGTCAGTTCCTTTGGCACGGCGAATGTGCCGGCTGTTCTCGATGCCGACGCGCTGCACGCCATTCGCCTGGCCGGCGAAGACCGACGCGCGGGCTGGGATAACACGCGGCATTATCGCACCATCCTCACGCCGCACGCCGGCGAGATGGCCCGGCTACACAGCGTCTCCACCTCAGCGGTCCAGCAGGACCGCCTCGGCTTCGCTGCCCGCACCGCCCGCGAGATGTTCGGCGGTTCGGGGTTTCCCCAGCACCAGATTGTCGTCGTCCTCAAGGGGGCGGGGACGATTGTTACGGATGGGGCCTCGCTCTATGTCAACCGTACCGGCAACCCCGGCATGGCCACGGGCGGTACCGGTGACGTGCTGACCGGCGTCATCGCGGCATTCGTCGCCCAGGGCCTTTCAACCCTTGATGCTGCCGCACTTGGCGTCCATGTTCATGGTTTGGCGGGCGATTTGGCGGCCCGCGAACGGGGCCGCGTCTCGCTCATGGCCACCGACCTGATCGACTTCCTGCCCGCGGCACTCAGAAAGTCCGGAATGAAATGA
- a CDS encoding ATP-binding protein, with translation MESLAYSSVPSLLAQEGGGFFSNFFEVFMPRRLCMRQEADVVWLHVISDALIAVAYYSIPIALVYFVRRRRDLEFNWMFLMFAAFILACGTTHIFGVWDMWQPVYRLDGVVKLATAIVSILTAILLWRLIPKALLLPSPAQLRLANEELAKQVRVREAAEAELQLSRNDLARRVEARTSELAEINRALEMEIHERRRAEEERQQLLASEQFARGEAERANRMKDEFLATLSHELRTPLNAILGWAQVLRKAGGTDEEQRRGLETIERNARAQTKIIDDLLDMSRIIAGKVRLDVQSVDLIPVIEAAIDSVAPAIEAKGLRLQKVLDSGVGAISGDPNRLQQIVWNLLTNAIKFTPARGQIQVTLERVNSHLELSVADTGQGIKTEFLPYVFDRFRQQDPSPARPQGGLGLGLSIVRHLVELHGGTVRVKSPGDGLGATFIVTLPLSPVRRDGAAEGFFHPVAGMSRPIQLHGDSLKGIRILVVDDEADARELIKRLLEQHGAEVLLAESGPVALGILDQVVPHLVISDLGMPNQDGFAFMRAVRGRPRERGGQVPSISLTAFARLEDRVRTLQAGYQMHVAKPVDAVELIAVATSLVGRRVMEE, from the coding sequence ATGGAATCGCTCGCCTATAGCTCTGTCCCATCGCTCCTGGCCCAGGAGGGCGGTGGGTTCTTTTCCAACTTCTTCGAGGTCTTCATGCCGCGGCGGCTGTGCATGCGACAAGAGGCCGATGTCGTCTGGTTGCATGTCATTTCCGACGCGCTGATCGCCGTCGCCTATTACTCAATTCCCATCGCGCTGGTGTACTTCGTTCGAAGGCGGCGCGACCTTGAATTCAACTGGATGTTCCTCATGTTCGCGGCGTTCATCCTGGCCTGCGGGACGACGCACATCTTCGGGGTCTGGGACATGTGGCAGCCCGTTTACCGCCTGGACGGCGTGGTCAAGCTCGCGACGGCGATCGTGTCGATCCTGACCGCGATACTTCTGTGGCGGCTCATTCCCAAGGCGCTCCTGCTGCCCAGCCCGGCGCAGTTGCGCCTCGCAAACGAGGAGTTGGCCAAGCAGGTTCGCGTGCGGGAGGCGGCGGAAGCGGAGCTGCAACTCTCGAGAAACGATCTCGCGCGGCGGGTAGAGGCGCGGACATCGGAGCTGGCGGAGATCAACCGCGCCCTGGAAATGGAGATTCACGAACGCCGGCGGGCCGAGGAGGAGCGCCAGCAACTCCTGGCCAGCGAGCAATTCGCCCGCGGGGAGGCGGAACGCGCTAATCGAATGAAGGACGAGTTTCTCGCCACTCTCTCGCACGAGCTGCGCACGCCGCTCAACGCGATCCTCGGATGGGCCCAGGTTCTGCGCAAGGCGGGCGGGACGGACGAAGAACAGCGGCGCGGCCTGGAGACAATCGAGCGCAATGCCCGGGCGCAAACGAAGATCATTGATGACCTCCTGGACATGAGCCGGATTATCGCGGGCAAGGTGCGCCTGGACGTCCAGTCGGTGGACCTCATCCCGGTCATCGAAGCGGCGATCGATTCGGTCGCCCCGGCGATCGAAGCCAAGGGGCTTCGCCTGCAAAAGGTGCTGGACTCAGGGGTGGGCGCGATCAGCGGCGATCCCAACCGCTTGCAACAGATTGTCTGGAACCTGCTGACAAACGCGATCAAATTCACACCGGCGCGCGGGCAGATCCAGGTGACGCTGGAGCGAGTCAATTCTCATCTCGAACTGAGCGTGGCCGACACCGGGCAAGGCATCAAGACAGAATTTCTCCCTTACGTCTTCGACCGGTTTCGACAACAAGACCCCTCGCCGGCGCGCCCCCAGGGCGGACTCGGTCTGGGGTTGTCCATCGTGCGGCACCTGGTGGAACTGCACGGCGGAACGGTCCGGGTGAAGAGCCCCGGTGACGGACTGGGCGCGACGTTTATCGTCACTTTACCGTTGTCGCCGGTTCGGAGGGACGGAGCTGCCGAAGGGTTCTTTCATCCGGTGGCGGGCATGTCGCGGCCCATTCAACTGCACGGGGATTCGCTCAAGGGAATCAGGATACTCGTGGTGGATGATGAGGCGGATGCGAGAGAGTTGATCAAACGGCTCCTGGAGCAACACGGAGCCGAGGTGCTCCTGGCGGAATCGGGCCCCGTTGCGCTAGGTATACTCGACCAAGTCGTTCCCCATCTGGTGATCAGCGATCTGGGGATGCCCAATCAGGACGGCTTTGCGTTCATGCGCGCGGTTCGCGGCCGACCCCGGGAGCGCGGGGGCCAGGTTCCGTCCATTTCGCTGACGGCCTTTGCACGATTAGAAGATCGGGTCCGGACGTTGCAGGCGGGCTACCAGATGCACGTCGCCAAACCGGTGGATGCCGTCGAGTTGATCGCCGTCGCCACCAGCCTGGTGGGGCGGCGCGTCATGGAGGAGTGA
- a CDS encoding glutathionylspermidine synthase family protein, whose translation MIFEFCKWDPQVGDVAVLSNRPLLLAGNEWNLLTRHAENLYCETLAAEAEIVQSPRLHQSLGLSRFIRNALAETCSDATQHPPRLMRFDFHHTPLGWMISEVNSDVPGGFIESSAFPSLVAEHFPGKTTLGDPARYLAQVIRANDAPFEAIAMVHATAYTDDRQVMVYLSRCFEAEGMRPMLASPADIRWELGAAYVRSRNREHRVDLMVRFFPSEWLPNLPRTCKPRRFFSNESPSIVNPASAIVTQTKRFPLVWKDLKTKLSLWSKLLPETRVVDRERMADESWIVKPALGRVGALIGIHGVTPPQELAKIHATCKRHPAHWVAQKRFCITPVETLNGLEYPSIGVFVIDGRVAGCYGRISSRPIIDDRAKDIVVLIETNNRDQ comes from the coding sequence ATGATCTTCGAGTTTTGTAAATGGGATCCCCAGGTCGGTGACGTCGCCGTCTTATCTAACCGACCGCTTCTGCTGGCAGGGAACGAATGGAACTTGTTAACTCGACATGCGGAGAATCTCTATTGTGAAACCCTAGCCGCCGAGGCAGAAATCGTACAATCTCCACGTCTCCATCAATCTCTCGGCCTGTCGCGCTTCATTAGGAACGCATTGGCAGAAACATGCTCGGACGCGACGCAGCACCCGCCTCGTCTAATGCGATTCGACTTTCATCACACCCCCCTGGGTTGGATGATTTCAGAGGTGAATTCGGATGTCCCGGGCGGATTTATTGAATCGTCCGCATTTCCGTCCCTTGTCGCTGAACACTTCCCCGGTAAGACGACGCTCGGCGATCCTGCGCGCTACCTCGCTCAAGTAATCCGGGCCAACGACGCGCCCTTCGAAGCGATCGCTATGGTCCACGCGACCGCGTACACGGATGATCGGCAGGTCATGGTGTATCTGAGTCGATGTTTTGAAGCGGAGGGTATGCGGCCGATGCTGGCAAGCCCAGCGGACATTCGATGGGAATTAGGTGCTGCGTATGTGCGGAGCCGGAATCGAGAACACCGAGTCGATCTCATGGTACGGTTTTTTCCGTCGGAGTGGCTCCCCAACTTGCCGAGAACTTGCAAGCCGCGACGGTTTTTCTCGAACGAATCTCCTTCAATCGTCAATCCGGCGAGTGCAATCGTGACGCAAACCAAACGGTTTCCGCTTGTTTGGAAAGACTTGAAGACGAAGCTGTCCCTCTGGAGTAAACTTCTACCCGAAACCCGCGTTGTAGACCGCGAGAGGATGGCAGATGAGTCATGGATTGTGAAACCGGCGCTCGGACGTGTGGGCGCTTTGATTGGGATACATGGTGTTACACCACCGCAAGAGCTGGCGAAGATACATGCCACGTGCAAAAGGCATCCGGCTCATTGGGTCGCCCAGAAACGATTCTGCATTACCCCCGTCGAAACGTTGAACGGATTGGAGTACCCTTCGATCGGAGTGTTTGTCATTGATGGTCGCGTCGCGGGTTGCTACGGACGCATTTCGTCTCGTCCTATTATTGACGACCGGGCAAAAGACATTGTTGTTCTAATTGAAACGAATAATCGCGATCAATAG